In a single window of the Antedon mediterranea chromosome 1, ecAntMedi1.1, whole genome shotgun sequence genome:
- the LOC140047105 gene encoding SPRY domain-containing SOCS box protein 3-like — MVKHSGGEGNSVESLHAFKEYHSDDWCWDPCNKSSDVVLSTNHLAAYFHTDPVYESIGTAGVRGTKGFREGEYYWEVIFTEPPLGTAVMVGVGTCEALLHTGNYQYVNLIGIDSHSWGISHKGTIWHDGKYRNYCEAFFDQETRIGVQLNLYSGTLTFYKNGVNLGVAFTGLSGEDMDDIYPLACSTSALTELELGIRTSRKLSLQEKCYSAILNRIGNSKRKVDQLPLPPLLKDILKGIAVYK, encoded by the exons ATGGTAAAGCATAGTGGAG GTGAAGGAAATTCTGTTGAATCGTTGCACGCTTTTAAAGAATATCACTCAGATGATTGGTGTTGGGATCCTTGCAACAAATCGTCCGATGTAGTTTTATCAACCAATCATTTAGCTGCATATTTTCATACAG atCCAGTATATGAGAGTATTGGAACGGCAGGTGTGCGGGGAACAAAAGGATTTAGGGAGGGTGAATACTATTGGGAGGTCATCTTTACAGAACCTCCTCTTGGTACAGCAGTTATGGTCGGTGTCGGCACATGTGAAGCTTTGTTACACACAGGCAATTATCAGTATGTAAACTTAATAG gtaTAGACAGCCACAGCTGGGGTATATCACACAAAGGAACAATATGGCATGATGGGAAATATCGTAACTACTGCGAGGCATTTTTTGATCAAGAAACTCGTATTGGGGTACAGCTAAACTTGTATAGTGGAACGTTGACTTTTTACAAAAATGGGGTCAACTTAGGGGTTGCATTTACAG GGTTATCAGGAGAAGATATGGATGACATTTATCCACTTGCTTGCTCGACGTCGGCTTTGACGGAACTCGAGCTTGGAATCCGAACATCCCGAAAACTATCCCTCCAAGAAAAATGCTACTCCGCGATTTTAAATCGTATTGGCAACAGCAAAAGAAAAGTAGATCAGTTACCACTACCCCCTCTGTTAAAAGACATATTGAAGGGGATTGCAGTGTACAAATGA